A genomic window from Sulfurospirillum multivorans DSM 12446 includes:
- the nifT gene encoding putative nitrogen fixation protein NifT, whose amino-acid sequence MAKVMLREENNEICFYIAKKDMEETITKIEFETEEMWGGEVTLSNGETWWIQPGPKKLPKEEVCKKLSD is encoded by the coding sequence ATGGCTAAAGTAATGCTCAGAGAAGAAAATAACGAGATCTGCTTTTATATCGCGAAAAAAGATATGGAAGAGACGATCACCAAAATAGAATTTGAAACCGAAGAGATGTGGGGTGGTGAAGTTACGCTTAGTAACGGTGAAACATGGTGGATACAACCAGGTCCCAAGAAGCTTCCAAAAGAGGAAGTCTGTAAGAAATTGTCAGACTGA
- a CDS encoding L-aspartate oxidase — translation MTYDIIIIGSGIAGLMAAIEAKNETNSVAIITKSNIFKSNSSVASGGINAVLDEKDEVEIQKHIDDTMKSSKDLGDKKAISYLCHQAPLIMKKLVEYGVAFDRDENGKILQRSFGGGSSKRTCFVGDSTGSAITQALIKKAKLMGVDFLVNHFVMDITKIEEYISGVVTLKKLDSTVVVYPTKAVVFAGGGYAGIYRGFSTNAQDCTGDLLSVALRAGMSLQDMEFVQFHPTGFAKTSYLVSEAARGEGGYLVNADGERFVNELGTRDVLARAIFEQMRSGKKVYLDMRHISKEILETRVPSLYKNAYNQVGIDLSTELLEIKPVAHYSMGGIASLMASSEVKGLFVCGESAALGVHGANRLGGNSLLEGAVFGELAGKKAKEYAFNKEFLPIDYNVVIKNMDLVQRIFDGDCSKNFNAMRISVGKIMFDKAGIFRNESSLQEAFDYMKYLRLESNTLHCIDKSKHNNVELISILELRNALELSEAIILSAMQRSESRGAHFREDFAFTCKEGNRHVLIKELQKGFFKVHYEEGGLTKWLKKILT, via the coding sequence ATGACTTATGACATCATCATCATTGGTTCAGGCATCGCAGGATTGATGGCTGCCATTGAAGCCAAAAATGAAACCAACAGCGTTGCGATTATTACCAAAAGCAATATCTTTAAATCCAATAGTTCGGTTGCGAGTGGTGGTATCAATGCTGTTTTAGATGAAAAAGATGAGGTCGAGATTCAAAAACACATTGATGATACGATGAAAAGCTCCAAAGATTTAGGCGATAAAAAAGCGATCAGCTATCTGTGCCATCAAGCGCCTTTGATTATGAAAAAATTGGTCGAATACGGTGTCGCATTTGATCGCGATGAAAATGGGAAGATATTGCAACGCAGTTTTGGGGGCGGAAGCTCCAAGCGCACCTGTTTTGTGGGCGATAGCACGGGCTCTGCGATCACACAAGCGCTGATTAAAAAAGCAAAACTGATGGGAGTAGATTTTTTAGTCAACCACTTTGTGATGGACATTACTAAGATAGAAGAGTACATCAGTGGCGTGGTTACCCTTAAAAAACTGGACTCTACGGTCGTTGTTTATCCCACTAAAGCGGTTGTCTTTGCAGGAGGTGGGTATGCGGGCATTTACAGAGGTTTTAGTACCAATGCCCAAGACTGTACGGGGGATCTTTTAAGTGTTGCCCTTCGTGCTGGCATGAGCCTTCAAGATATGGAGTTTGTGCAGTTTCACCCCACGGGATTTGCTAAGACCAGTTATTTGGTCTCAGAAGCGGCACGAGGTGAGGGTGGGTACCTTGTCAACGCGGATGGAGAGCGTTTTGTCAACGAGCTTGGCACGCGCGATGTCTTAGCCCGCGCCATTTTTGAACAGATGCGATCCGGTAAAAAAGTCTACCTTGATATGCGTCATATCTCCAAAGAGATTTTAGAAACACGCGTTCCTTCTTTGTATAAAAATGCGTACAATCAAGTCGGTATTGACCTCTCCACTGAGCTTTTAGAGATCAAACCTGTTGCACACTACAGCATGGGAGGTATCGCTTCTTTGATGGCTTCAAGTGAAGTCAAAGGTCTGTTTGTGTGTGGCGAAAGTGCCGCTCTTGGGGTGCATGGAGCAAACCGATTGGGTGGAAATTCACTCTTAGAAGGGGCTGTTTTTGGTGAACTTGCGGGTAAAAAAGCCAAAGAGTATGCGTTCAATAAAGAGTTTTTACCAATTGATTACAATGTGGTCATTAAAAATATGGATTTGGTGCAACGCATTTTTGATGGAGATTGCTCCAAAAACTTCAACGCGATGCGTATTTCCGTGGGGAAAATCATGTTTGATAAAGCAGGAATTTTTCGCAATGAAAGCTCCCTCCAAGAAGCGTTTGACTATATGAAATACCTCCGCTTGGAGTCCAATACACTTCACTGCATTGATAAAAGTAAGCACAATAACGTTGAGCTGATTTCGATTTTAGAACTGCGCAATGCGTTGGAATTGAGTGAAGCGATTATCCTCTCTGCGATGCAACGCTCAGAGAGTAGGGGGGCGCATTTTAGGGAGGATTTTGCCTTTACATGTAAAGAGGGAAATCGCCATGTTCTCATTAAAGAGCTCCAAAAAGGGTTCTTTAAAGTGCACTACGAAGAGGGTGGATTGACCAAATGGCTCAAAAAAATTTTAACATAA